Below is a window of Enterobacter kobei DNA.
GGCAGACGGCGCGCTGCTGCCAGCGGTACAGACGCTGCTGGTGTATAACTCAACCAATCAGATTGCCGGGCGCATCTTCAGCTATAACCAGTCGTTCCGCGATATCGGCAACGTAACCGGGCCGCTTATCGGCGCGGCGGTTTCTGCCAGCTATGGGTTCCGCACGGTATTTTTCGTCACCGCATCGGTGGTGATGTTTAACGTGATCTACTCCTGGCTGAGTCTGCGGCGACGTCGCCGTGAAGCCACCGCGATGTGATGATGCTTAATTTTGCGTAATCACCCTTGCATCTTCTGATCTTCAACTATTCTTTCCCTGAACCTCACATCCAATTACAGGGAGAAGACAATGACTATGTATGCCACGCTGGAAGAAGCCATTGATGCTGCGCGTGAAGAATTTCTGGCGGCGAATCCGGAACTGGATGAAGAAAACGCAAGTGTGGAGCAGTTTAATATCCAGAAGTACGTGCTACAGGATGGCGAGATCATGTGGCAGGCCGAGTTTTTAGCAGAAGAGAGCGACGACGGCGAATGTATGCCGATGCTGACGGGCGAAGCTGCGCAAAGCGTGTTTGACCGTGATTTCGATGAAATCGAGATCCGCCAGGAGTGGCTGGAAGAAAACACCCTGCATGAATGGGATGAGGGTGAATATCAGCTCGAACCGCCGCTGGATACCGAAGAAGGCCGTGCGGCAGCCGACGAGTGGGATCAGCGCTAATTATTCATAGGGGCCATGATGCGCGTCGAGCGGCAGCAACAGCGTATCGAACACCAGCGAGAACGGCAGATCGAGCACCGTAAGGTAGCGCCAGCCTGAATCGCGCACATCCCATTGAACACCGGGATAGTACTGGTTACCGTGGCCCTGCCCCGGCAGGGTACGACTGATAATGCTGCCGCAACCGCTCAGCAACAGCGCCATCATGACGACAGCGAAAATTTTCACGCCTCCCTCCTTAAATCCACTCAGACAAAAAAATACCGGCCTGCTGGCCGGTATTTTCGTTACGTTCTGCTTACTTACCGTTGAGCGCCTGCGGATTAAGCTGCAACGCTTCGTAATGGCTGATCCACGACGAATAACGCTCCGGTGCTGCCCACACGCGATAATGCATGCGTGACAGGGTGACCGGGTCGCTCAGCAGCACCAGACGACGATCGCGGGTCAGTTTATCCGGCGTTTCGTTCAGCGCCTGTTCAACATGACGATCGCGGGCGATCTCCAGCACCTCGCTGGCGCGGTGGCGGGCCGTCGCCATTGCCGTGGCAAGGGCGTTAAACGACGGATTAAACACCGCGTGCATAAAGCCATCGTCCAGCGCACGTGCACGGTTGATGGTCAGATACTTGTCGGTATCCACCAGCACCTGCGGCGGGGAGTACTCTTCCGGGATCAGGAAAAGCTTCCAACGTTTAGTTCGCAGACCCACCGTTGCACGGCTTGAAATCACCGACACGAACGGCGACAGGATCAGTGAGAAGACGATCGGCGCCAGCCAGAACAGGAAGCGCAGATCCAGCCAGGCCATGCCGGCGGCCCACACCAGACCCAGCAGCAACTGCGAGCCGTGACGCATAAAGGCTTCACCCCATGGGGTGGAGTCGTCGTCACGCTGCGGCGAGTTCCAGACCACTTCCCAGCCGAGGAACGCGCTGACCACGAAGACGGTGTGGAACAGCATACGCACCGGCGCAAGCAGCACTGAGAACAGCACTTCGAGCAGCAGCGACAGGGTCACGCGCAGGAAACCGCCGTACTCTTTCGGCCCTTTGCACCATACCAGAATGATACTCAGCAGTTTCGGCAGGAACAGCAGCACCATCGTTGACGCAAAGAGCGCGATCGCCAGCTCAGGACGCCATTGCGGCCACACCGGGAACAGCTGGCGCGGTTGCAGGAAGTATTGCGGTTCGGTCAACGCATGCACCACCTGCAGGGCAGTTGAGAGCGCGAGGAACATAAACCACAGCGGTGCCGACAGATAAGACATCACGCCGGTCAGGAACACCGCACGGTGTACCGGGTGCATACCTTTCACCAGGAACAGGCGGAAGTTCATCAGGTTGCCATGACACCAGCGACGGTCACGCTTGAGTTCATCCAGCAGGTTCGGCGGCAGCTCTTCATAAGAACCTGGCAGATCGTAGGCGATCCACACCCCCCAGCCCGCACGGCGCATCAGCGCAGCTTCTACAAAGTCGTGAGACAGAATAGAGCCGGCAAACGAGCCTTCACCTGGCAACGGTGCCAGCGCACAGTGCTCAATGAACGGCTTGACACGAATAATGGCGTTGTGACCCCAGTAGTGGGATTCACCCAGTTGCCAGAAGTGCAGCCCGGCGGTGAACAGCGGCCCGTAGACGCGGGTAGCAAACTGCTGGCAGCGCGCATACAGCGTATCCATGCCCGACGCTTTCGGCGAGGACTGGATAATACCGGCGTTAGGATTGGCTTCCATCAGACGCACCAGACCGCTCAGGCAGTCGCCGGTCATCACGGAGTCGGCGTCCAGCACCACCATATAGCTGTACTGGTTCCCCCAGCGACGGCAGAAGTCATCGATGTTGCCGCTTTTGCGTTTCACGCGACGGCGACGGCGACGATAGAAGATTTGCCCTTCACCCTGCACTTCCGCGATCAGCTCCATCCAGGCTTTCTGCTCGGCCACACAAATATCCGGGTTGTAACTGTCGCTCAGGATATAAACGTCAAAGTGCGCGGCATTGCCGGTGGCCTTGACGGATTCCCAGGTCGCACGCAGCCCCGCGTAAACGCGATCCACGTCTTCGTTACAAATCGGCATAATCAGCGCGGTACGGTGTTCAGGATTAAGCGGTTCATCCCCGACCGTAGAGTGCGAAATGCTGTATTTGTCTTTGCCGATGAGCAGCTGTAAGAAACCCATCAGCGCCGTCCAGAATCCGGCGGAGACCCAACAGAACAGTACCGCAAACAGGATCAGGATGCCGGTTTGCAGCACGTACGGCAGCAACTGCATGGCTGATACCAGCAGATCCTGGCCCACCATATCGGTCGGATTGATCAGCGCCCAACCCTGATAAGGCAGGATGGTTTTCATGTACCAGGTGGCAACCACCGTCTGGGAGAGGGTCAGCAGCAGTAAAATGTAACGACGGATGGTGCCCATCATTCGCCACTGCTTTTCGCTCTCCTGCTGCTCTTTGGTCAGCCGGGACAGGTAGCGCGGCGGCACATCGCGACCGCGCAGACGATCCCAGAAACGACCAATCGGGTTAGTACGCCACTGCTCAGGGAACATCGAAGAACGCGTGGCTTTCGGCATCGCCTGAAGCTGGGTACGCCCTTCGTCATCTTTGATCAGTTGACCTTCGCCAAGAGACTCGGGCCAGACCTGTTGCAGACGCGTTTGCACCGATCCGAGCGGGGTGTCATCGTCCCGCTCGAAATGACGGTGCTCAGCATCCAGCGCTTCGTGCACGGCGCGGAGGTCCGTGGTCGGCAGCGCCGCTTTCTCAATATCAGAAAGCGGCAGCGCGTCGATATACTCAGTAGTCTTATTCATTGGCAGGTAGCTGATAGCTCCAGGTTTCACTCAGCGGCTGCTCGCCATTTACCAGCGCAGCACGCATGTCGGTCGTCGCCTTAGGATCTTTCACCTTAACGCGCAGGGTTAAACGCCAGCCGTGGGTGACCGGGTTATAACGCACGGCTTGTTCAACGATTTCACCGTTATCGCCAATGCTGGCCTGCGCAGCGACGGGGGTATCCTGCGGCAGTTTTTTCATATCCTGGCCCACGAAGTCCACGACGAAAGCAATAGTGCCATCCGGCTGACGGATCAGATTGGATTGCTTCACATCGCCAGTGGAGCGGCGGGTTTGCAGTGCCCAGGCGTTATCCGGCGCATGCAGCTTGTCTTCATCGCGGCTGAAAGTGATGCTGTACTTAAAGTTCATCTCTTTACCCGGCTCCGGAAGCTGATCCGGGGTCCAGTACGCGACGATGTTGTCGTTGGTTTCGTCGTTGGTCGGGATTTCAACCAGCTCGATTTTACCTTTGCCCCAGTCGCCCTGCGGGGTCACCCAGGCGCTCGGACGCAGATCGTAGCGGTCATCCAGATCTTCGAAACGGGAGAACTGACGGCCACGCTGCAACAGGCCAAAGCCCTGCGGGTTTTCCATTGCATAGCTGCTGACAGCCAGGTGTTTCGGGTTGTTCAGCGGACGCCAGATCCATTCGCCATTGCCGGCATGAATCGACAGACCGTTAGAATCGTGCAGTTCCGGGCGGAAGTTGGTCGCCGGAGACGGCTGCCCAGGCCCGAACAGGAACATACTGGTCAGCGGTGCTACGCCGAGCTTGCCCACTTTGTCGCGCAGATAGACTTTCGACTGCACGTCAACCACGGTATCGCGACCCGGAATGATCACGAAACGGTAAGCACCGGTTGCCCGCGGGGAATCCAGCAGCGCGTAAATCGTCAGGCGTTTGTCGGTCGGTTTTGGACGCTCGATCCAGAACTCACGAAAACGCGGGAACTCTTCACCGGAAGGCAGCGCGGTATCAATAGCGAGACCACGGGCTGACAGGCCATAGGTTTGCCCCGCGCCAATGACGCGGAAATAGCTCGCGCCCAGCATACTGACGATTTCGTCATTTTTATCTTTGCTGTTGATCGGATACAGCACTTTGAACCCGGCAAAACCCAGGTCCTTGACGGTATCTTTGTCATGCTGCACGTTGCCAAAATTAAAATAATCCGGGCTGTATTTGATCTTGCGCACAGCGTTCGACGTCACCTCATTGACAGTGACAGGCACGTCGAAGTACATACCCTGGTGGTAGAACTCAAGCTTAAATGGGGTTTTAACGTTGTTCCAATAGGCTTTCTCGTGATTGAACTGGATCTGCTGATAGTCCGCGTATTTCATTTCGCGGAACACAGAAGGCAGGTTGCTTTTAGGGGCTTCATAGCCTTTACCGGCTAATGACTGTGCCTGTTTTGCTACGTCATCGAGGGTAAAAGCCCAGCCCGATGAGGAGTACAGGGATAACAGTACCGCTGCGCCTAACCAACGCATTTTCATCACTTGTTGTTTATGTTTCATATAACTAAGCACTTCCCCCTTTGTGTGCTTAAATCGATCCATCCATTTTAATGGAAGTTCTGGCATTCCGACAACTTAATCCCGGCTTTGTTCGCGTACTGGCTCAGTGTGTAAGCAAATGAAAGTCCACCATTATCAATTACGCGTTTATCCTGGAGACAGATTGTTTTTGTTAGTGTAGGGTTGCCACCGAATGTACCCTTTATTTAGCCTATGGAATAAGGCGAAAAGTCTGATACTGCATGGAGTTATATGAGCAAAATCCCTGCACAGCGTGAGTATTTTCTGGATTCCATCCGCGCGTGGCTGATGTTACTCGGAATCCCCTTTCATATCTCACTTATCTACTCCAGTCATGTCTGGCACGTAAACAGCGCCAGCCCGTCGTGGGGCCTGACCCTGTTTAATGATTTTATTCATTCGTTCCGGATGCAGGTCTTTTTTGTCATCTCCGGTTATTTCTCTTACATGCTCTTTTTGCGCTACCCGGTGAAACGCTGGTGGAAAGTGCGCGTTGAGCGTGTCGGCATTCCGATGTTAACCGCCATTCCGCTGCTGACGCTGCCACAGTTTATGATGCTGCAGCATGTTAAAGGCAAAACGGAGAGCTGGCATACGCTGTCGGCGTATGACAAATACAACACCCTCATCTGGGAACTGGTTTCGCACCTGTGGTTCCTGCTGGTGCTGGTGGTGCTGACCACCATTGGCGTCTGGCTGTTTGGCGCGATCCAGCGCCGGCTGAAACCCGGAAAATTTTTCACCGACATCGGCATGGGGAAACTCACGCTGCTGTTCCTGATTCTGGGCCTGCTTTACGCGGCCCTGCGCCGCACCTTGTTGATCGCCTGGCCGCCGCTTCTCAGCGATGGGCTGTTTAACTTCACCGTGATGCAGACGCTGTTTTACGTGCCCTTCTTCCTGTTAGGCGCGCTGACGTTTATCAGCCCGCGTCTGAAAGATCTGTTTATTACGCCTTCCCTCCCCTGCCTGCTGGGCGCGGTGCTGGGCTTTTGCGCCTATCTGCTCAATCAGCGTTACGGCAGCGGCGACGGCTGGATGTATGAAACGGAAAGCGTGATCACCATGGTGCTGGGCCTGTGGATGGTGAACGTGGTCTT
It encodes the following:
- a CDS encoding MysB family protein; the encoded protein is MTMYATLEEAIDAAREEFLAANPELDEENASVEQFNIQKYVLQDGEIMWQAEFLAEESDDGECMPMLTGEAAQSVFDRDFDEIEIRQEWLEENTLHEWDEGEYQLEPPLDTEEGRAAADEWDQR
- a CDS encoding YceK/YidQ family lipoprotein, whose translation is MKIFAVVMMALLLSGCGSIISRTLPGQGHGNQYYPGVQWDVRDSGWRYLTVLDLPFSLVFDTLLLPLDAHHGPYE
- the mdoH gene encoding glucans biosynthesis glucosyltransferase MdoH, with protein sequence MNKTTEYIDALPLSDIEKAALPTTDLRAVHEALDAEHRHFERDDDTPLGSVQTRLQQVWPESLGEGQLIKDDEGRTQLQAMPKATRSSMFPEQWRTNPIGRFWDRLRGRDVPPRYLSRLTKEQQESEKQWRMMGTIRRYILLLLTLSQTVVATWYMKTILPYQGWALINPTDMVGQDLLVSAMQLLPYVLQTGILILFAVLFCWVSAGFWTALMGFLQLLIGKDKYSISHSTVGDEPLNPEHRTALIMPICNEDVDRVYAGLRATWESVKATGNAAHFDVYILSDSYNPDICVAEQKAWMELIAEVQGEGQIFYRRRRRRVKRKSGNIDDFCRRWGNQYSYMVVLDADSVMTGDCLSGLVRLMEANPNAGIIQSSPKASGMDTLYARCQQFATRVYGPLFTAGLHFWQLGESHYWGHNAIIRVKPFIEHCALAPLPGEGSFAGSILSHDFVEAALMRRAGWGVWIAYDLPGSYEELPPNLLDELKRDRRWCHGNLMNFRLFLVKGMHPVHRAVFLTGVMSYLSAPLWFMFLALSTALQVVHALTEPQYFLQPRQLFPVWPQWRPELAIALFASTMVLLFLPKLLSIILVWCKGPKEYGGFLRVTLSLLLEVLFSVLLAPVRMLFHTVFVVSAFLGWEVVWNSPQRDDDSTPWGEAFMRHGSQLLLGLVWAAGMAWLDLRFLFWLAPIVFSLILSPFVSVISSRATVGLRTKRWKLFLIPEEYSPPQVLVDTDKYLTINRARALDDGFMHAVFNPSFNALATAMATARHRASEVLEIARDRHVEQALNETPDKLTRDRRLVLLSDPVTLSRMHYRVWAAPERYSSWISHYEALQLNPQALNGK
- the mdoG gene encoding glucan biosynthesis protein G; this translates as MKHKQQVMKMRWLGAAVLLSLYSSSGWAFTLDDVAKQAQSLAGKGYEAPKSNLPSVFREMKYADYQQIQFNHEKAYWNNVKTPFKLEFYHQGMYFDVPVTVNEVTSNAVRKIKYSPDYFNFGNVQHDKDTVKDLGFAGFKVLYPINSKDKNDEIVSMLGASYFRVIGAGQTYGLSARGLAIDTALPSGEEFPRFREFWIERPKPTDKRLTIYALLDSPRATGAYRFVIIPGRDTVVDVQSKVYLRDKVGKLGVAPLTSMFLFGPGQPSPATNFRPELHDSNGLSIHAGNGEWIWRPLNNPKHLAVSSYAMENPQGFGLLQRGRQFSRFEDLDDRYDLRPSAWVTPQGDWGKGKIELVEIPTNDETNDNIVAYWTPDQLPEPGKEMNFKYSITFSRDEDKLHAPDNAWALQTRRSTGDVKQSNLIRQPDGTIAFVVDFVGQDMKKLPQDTPVAAQASIGDNGEIVEQAVRYNPVTHGWRLTLRVKVKDPKATTDMRAALVNGEQPLSETWSYQLPANE
- the mdoC gene encoding glucans biosynthesis protein MdoC, whose amino-acid sequence is MSKIPAQREYFLDSIRAWLMLLGIPFHISLIYSSHVWHVNSASPSWGLTLFNDFIHSFRMQVFFVISGYFSYMLFLRYPVKRWWKVRVERVGIPMLTAIPLLTLPQFMMLQHVKGKTESWHTLSAYDKYNTLIWELVSHLWFLLVLVVLTTIGVWLFGAIQRRLKPGKFFTDIGMGKLTLLFLILGLLYAALRRTLLIAWPPLLSDGLFNFTVMQTLFYVPFFLLGALTFISPRLKDLFITPSLPCLLGAVLGFCAYLLNQRYGSGDGWMYETESVITMVLGLWMVNVVFSFGHRLLNFQSARVTYFVNASLFIYLVHHPLTLFYGAWITPHIHSNLLGFLTGLVFVVGGALILYEVHLRIPLLRFLFSGKPQQQPVKSEA